One genomic window of Oscillatoria sp. FACHB-1406 includes the following:
- a CDS encoding response regulator — translation MTPLIAQPIPNSFAARLSAYSQDKFTGRLDIKVSSRAHWRLYLHLGRLVWAAGGLHPVRRWQRHLKRYCPTLNPQAFSLRSNEVPECWDYHALGLLGLRKSPQAEQLKAIWQGIIDEVLFDILRAIALTSVAHTSAQLDRPQQDALPKEDNTLPFVISAVPGVRPSNTGMLLHKFASNLETALDRAEQDWQSWVAAGLTRCCPDLAPLSSNLMTLHPNLDSSVYRKLVAALDGKRTLRDLALAARKDLLTVTRALVPYISQNLIKLIPLKDFPQPRFLERPPETPRRSIPARRTTAAVKRPLVIGIDDSPTVLARIEAILSTTNYQFLAIPDPISALPTLLQYKPDFIFLDLAMPIANGYEVCCQIRRVSRFHNIPIVILTGNDGPIDRIRAKLVGATDFMAKPLEDDKILAILHKYCPVPESDR, via the coding sequence ATGACTCCCTTAATCGCCCAACCCATCCCCAATAGCTTTGCCGCTCGACTTTCTGCTTACAGTCAAGATAAATTCACGGGCAGACTGGACATTAAAGTCTCGAGCCGCGCGCACTGGCGCTTGTACCTTCATTTAGGACGTTTGGTTTGGGCAGCAGGGGGCTTGCATCCTGTCCGTCGCTGGCAGCGTCACTTAAAACGCTACTGCCCTACTCTCAACCCGCAGGCATTCTCCCTGCGCTCCAACGAGGTTCCCGAGTGTTGGGATTACCATGCTTTAGGATTGTTAGGGCTGCGTAAAAGTCCCCAAGCCGAACAGTTAAAGGCGATTTGGCAGGGGATAATCGACGAAGTATTGTTCGATATTTTACGCGCGATCGCGTTAACTTCCGTCGCCCATACCTCAGCCCAACTCGATCGCCCCCAGCAAGACGCTCTCCCCAAAGAAGATAATACCCTGCCTTTCGTCATTAGCGCCGTTCCGGGCGTGCGTCCTTCTAATACCGGGATGCTTCTTCATAAATTTGCTTCTAATTTAGAAACTGCTCTCGATCGCGCCGAGCAAGATTGGCAAAGCTGGGTCGCTGCTGGTTTGACTCGTTGCTGTCCCGATTTAGCCCCACTCTCCAGCAACTTGATGACGCTGCACCCTAACCTAGATTCTAGCGTCTATCGCAAATTAGTTGCTGCTCTGGATGGCAAACGCACGCTTCGCGATCTCGCTCTAGCCGCCAGAAAAGACCTATTAACCGTCACTCGCGCCCTCGTTCCCTACATCAGCCAGAACCTCATCAAGCTGATTCCACTCAAAGATTTCCCGCAACCGCGTTTTCTCGAGCGCCCCCCAGAAACTCCACGCCGCTCGATTCCCGCACGTCGCACTACGGCTGCTGTCAAACGCCCCCTCGTGATTGGTATTGACGACAGTCCTACCGTTCTCGCTCGCATCGAAGCCATTCTCAGCACCACGAACTATCAATTTCTCGCGATCCCCGATCCCATTTCCGCTCTGCCTACACTGCTCCAGTACAAACCCGATTTTATCTTTCTCGACTTAGCGATGCCCATCGCCAACGGCTACGAAGTTTGCTGTCAAATTCGTCGAGTCTCTCGCTTCCATAATATTCCGATCGTCATCCTGACCGGGAACGACGGGCCGATTGACCGGATTCGTGCCAAACTGGTCGGGGCAACCGATTTTATGGCAAAACCGCTCGAAGACGATAAAATTTTAGCGATCTTACACAAATACTGTCCGGTTCCTGAGAGCGATCGTTAA
- a CDS encoding response regulator produces MLIDPEDDLREVIQTGLELTTNWKIVTAHSHALGANLAAIEQPNVILLNVERVDLEDSALLAQLKANPSTQNIPVILMADRVRLSDWWRLTQLGIAGAISKPFDCVNLGKQIAVLLKWTS; encoded by the coding sequence TTGTTGATCGATCCTGAAGACGACCTGCGCGAGGTGATCCAAACCGGCTTAGAATTAACGACGAACTGGAAAATTGTGACCGCTCATTCCCACGCACTCGGCGCAAATCTTGCTGCGATCGAGCAACCTAACGTTATTCTTCTGAATGTGGAACGAGTCGATCTCGAAGATTCAGCCTTACTCGCCCAGCTTAAAGCTAATCCCTCCACCCAAAACATTCCGGTCATTCTCATGGCAGACCGGGTTAGGCTTTCCGACTGGTGGCGATTGACCCAACTCGGAATTGCGGGCGCAATCTCTAAACCCTTTGATTGCGTCAACTTAGGGAAGCAAATAGCTGTATTGTTAAAGTGGACGAGTTAA
- a CDS encoding response regulator, giving the protein MAAKRILIIDDEADIREVAQLSLEISNDWEVLTAASGQEGLKIAAQEKPNAILLDVMMPDMDGPTTWQCLQDNPATQDIPVIFLTAKVQATEQRRYAELGVTAVLTKPFDPVSLADRVAEALNWQL; this is encoded by the coding sequence ATGGCAGCGAAGCGGATATTAATCATCGACGACGAGGCAGACATTAGAGAAGTCGCGCAACTCAGCCTGGAAATCAGTAACGATTGGGAAGTGCTGACTGCTGCTTCAGGTCAGGAGGGTTTAAAAATTGCAGCCCAAGAGAAGCCTAATGCCATTCTTTTGGATGTTATGATGCCTGATATGGATGGACCGACGACCTGGCAATGCCTTCAAGACAACCCAGCAACTCAAGATATTCCCGTCATTTTCTTGACGGCTAAAGTGCAAGCAACGGAGCAGCGACGCTATGCAGAATTGGGCGTTACGGCGGTTCTGACTAAGCCTTTCGATCCCGTCAGCTTAGCCGATCGCGTTGCTGAAGCATTAAATTGGCAGTTGTAA